In Lolium rigidum isolate FL_2022 chromosome 7, APGP_CSIRO_Lrig_0.1, whole genome shotgun sequence, the DNA window GTGCTCTTCAAGTCCCTGCTGAAATTCCCCAGCACACGGTTCCTCCCGGCCCCGGGACGCTGCAACAGCACCTGGGCCAACGGCCCGGTCGAAGCCGGCGCGTGCAAGGCCGGCTTGATCTACGTCTACGACCTACCGCCGGAGTTCAACCACGAACTCGTCGGCGACTGCAAACGTCTCTGGCCGTGGTACTCCTTCTGCCCGTACCTATCCAACGGCGGCCTGGGCCGTCCGTGCTCCACGGTGCCGGCCTTCTCTGGCGTGGTGCCGAACGCGTCGCTGCCCAACTGGTACAACACCGACCAGTTCCCTCTCGAGATCATCATCCACCGCCGCATCCTTGCCCACCGGTGCCGCACCACCGACCCGTCGCTCGCCACCGTGCTCTACGTGCCGTTCTACGCCGGCCTAGACGTGGGCAGTCACCTGTGGGGTCTCAACGCCACCGTCGCGGACCGCGACCGCGCCGGCACGCGGCTCCTCCGGTGGCTCACGAACCAGACCTCGTTCCAGAAGTCCGGCGGGTGGGACCACTTCATGACGCTCGGGCGCATCACGTGGGACTTCCGCCGGTATAGCGACGACGGGTGGGGCTCCAACTTCGTGCTCATGCCCGGAATGGGCAATGTCACCCGCCTCGTCATCGAGAGCGACCGGCAGGATCCCATGGACGTCGGCGTCCCGTACCCGACAGGCTTCCATCCGCGCACCGCCGCCGACGTGCGCGCGTGGCAGCGTCACGTGCTGTCCCGCAACCGCACCAACCTCTTCGGGTTCGCCGGCGCGCCGCGCTACGGGTTCAGGAACGACTTCAGGGACGTGCTGCTGGATGAGTGCGAGGACGCCGGGCACGCGTACTGCCGCTCAGTGGACTGCCGCGGCCAGAGGTGCAACAACGACACCGCGGCGCTAACGAAGCTTTTCCTGGACTCCAAGTTCTGCCTGCAGCCGCGCGGTGACAGCTACACGCGGCGGTCGCTGTTCGACTGTATGGTGGCCGGGGCCGTGCCGGTGCTGTTCTGGCGGAGGACGGCGTACGACCAGTACCGGTGGTTCCTGCCGGCGGGGCAGCGAGGGAAGGAGGGGGAGTGGTCGGTGTTCATGGACCGGCGGGCGCTGAGCGCGGGCAACGTGAGCGTGCTGGAGTTTCTGCAGGGGTTCAGCGAGCAGCGGGTGCGGCGGATGCGGGAGCGCGTCGTGGAGATGATTCCGAGGCTGGTGTACAGTTCGTCGCCTCACGGGCTCGGCGACGGCATGGCGGACGCGTTCGAGGTGGCGCTGGATGGCGTGTTCAAGCGGTTCCGCCGGCGCCGGTGGAGCAGTGAGCGTGAAGGTTCGTGTTTTTCGGTTGAATTCTACTTTTTACCTCCTAGTTACAGTTCCTTTTACTAGAGTCCTTGGGTCGTGGGTCCAAATATTTGTGACATTAATTACCTTATTGAGTGAAAAATCATCTAGATTACACATTTACAATATTTGGACCCTCCTTTTCCGTTGTGTATCCATTAGGTAAGGTGTGAGGTGATGACCGGTTTTCAAAAATACCAGTACAGTGACGAGAAATGAATTGTGTAAGATTAGTTTGAATATAATTGTCGATGACGCCCTCTGATATTTACATATTTTTCCGTGCCACATAGACGAAACACGCTGGTACTATCTAACAAAAACAAGCACAATACTAAACATAGGTGAGATTGTGTTTTAAGTCTCTAGATGGGCTATTTTAATATAAGTTCTATTAAATGGAGTAATATGTGTGTCACTAATGCATAGCTGTAGGGCTAAAAGTAAAATTCACTCTTTAAAAAAAgatgttaatttttttaaatctaaATCTGGATGTATTTATATAATAAAGAGTTTTAGACAAACTTGGGATATCTTTTAATGTGAACATAGGTAAGAGGTAGTGATCTATAACCTGTATCTTGCTCTCTTTACTGTATTTTCTAATTCTCTTATGGCCAACTATTTACATGCTCCATAGTCAAAACATTGACATTGCACTGAGCCACTCACCATGAGATCTCTAATCACCATTAGGTTTTCCAAATATTCAACAGGTCCCCCACCTGGCCCTTCCGTCGCGGTGCGTGTCAACGGTACATCGTTGGCGCCTCCTACTTCTAACGGCAGAAATAGGTCGGTGATCCGTCGCAGGCGTCGCCGGCACGTCTCACGGGATAGATCGAGGCGAGTGGTTTCGTCGCATATAAGAAGCGTAATCTCCCAAGGACCGGCATCAGGACGCCAAAATGTGCAGACATCTTGACTAGGTGAAGAAGACATAAGCATTTCTGCTTGAGACGTTGCTGAAGTTGTGCTAGCTAGATCTCGGATCATGGAGCGATCAACGGGTCAAATTCGCGAGAGGTGATCCAGCAGAGAGGTCAAGTTCATACTGGAGAAGAATGGGATGTACTGCTGCTATAGCCCAGGGTTTAAGAAATGGTTAAACTCGTAGATTAGTTTACTGTCAAGGTGCTACGGACGATGCATCCGTGTTTATTGCAGTTGACCAGGAGACGGATTTTTTATGGGCTCTAGAAGGTGGCCATGATAACGTACTGACAGCGTTGTGATTGTATACTTGGCACAAGTTTTGAGGAACAGTAATATACTTACAATTTGATTGAATACAAACAGGCGAGTTATATATAGGCTTTTTAAGCTTTGCAACGTGTGACTGTGACTACGTCCCGTTGCATGAAAAGTGACTGCTTGTACAGTTGTGCGGTGTCATGGGATACAGTTAAACatttttcttcatttattttggAAAAGCGGCCTGTCACACAATTTTTAGTACTCCCTTCGTCCCATAAAAGATGCCTAatttttctactccctccgtcctagttttTAAGACATATTTCCAAAAACTATTTGTCTCATAACCCCCACCTCCTaagcataattttatttaatgtgGGAGAGAAAGtggttgcatgcaccaatgagagcatctccagtcgcgtcccccaaaccgtcccccaaagcgatttggggcgcgccggacaaaaaaagcgttccagccgcgtcccccaaagccctttttcgtccggcgcgcccccattcggtgtccggcgccccgagcccgtccccgtcccacaggggacgcaccggggacgccggacacaacgaaaagcgaggcggggagtggcggggccgacccgtcggcggcacaattaatttaaacctaaccgtcgcctacctcgcgacggaagttattggcg includes these proteins:
- the LOC124671466 gene encoding xyloglucan galactosyltransferase XLT2-like, with product MPESPTSPAKPPSPPGSPVNAATPYAASVLLRAAVVLLAFLALQLVLFKSLLKFPSTRFLPAPGRCNSTWANGPVEAGACKAGLIYVYDLPPEFNHELVGDCKRLWPWYSFCPYLSNGGLGRPCSTVPAFSGVVPNASLPNWYNTDQFPLEIIIHRRILAHRCRTTDPSLATVLYVPFYAGLDVGSHLWGLNATVADRDRAGTRLLRWLTNQTSFQKSGGWDHFMTLGRITWDFRRYSDDGWGSNFVLMPGMGNVTRLVIESDRQDPMDVGVPYPTGFHPRTAADVRAWQRHVLSRNRTNLFGFAGAPRYGFRNDFRDVLLDECEDAGHAYCRSVDCRGQRCNNDTAALTKLFLDSKFCLQPRGDSYTRRSLFDCMVAGAVPVLFWRRTAYDQYRWFLPAGQRGKEGEWSVFMDRRALSAGNVSVLEFLQGFSEQRVRRMRERVVEMIPRLVYSSSPHGLGDGMADAFEVALDGVFKRFRRRRWSSEREGPPPGPSVAVRVNGTSLAPPTSNGRNRSVIRRRRRRHVSRDRSRRVVSSHIRSVISQGPASGRQNVQTS